In Roseomonas fluvialis, one genomic interval encodes:
- a CDS encoding NAD(P)H-quinone oxidoreductase produces the protein MSSLPQEMTFIAHGGGGGPEVLVPARGPLPAPQPDEVLIRVIATGVNRPDVAQRSGSYPPPPGASPILGLECAGEVVAAGSAVTRFKPGDRVCALTNGGAYAEYCTAPEAQTLPWPAGYDALRAAALPETYFTVWANLFGHGRLAAGETVLVHGGTSGIGVTALQLAKAFGAKVFATAGSAEKVEACLRLGADAAIDYKTQDFGTEVKHLTDGRGVDVILDMVGAAYFARNLRSLALDGRLVIIAFLGGHQAEAVDLRPIMVKRLTVTGSTMRPRTTAQKGAIAAALEAKVWPLLADGRCGPEIFRTFPLAEAAQAHALMESSAHIGKIMLQVAA, from the coding sequence ATGTCCAGCCTGCCGCAGGAGATGACCTTCATCGCGCATGGTGGCGGCGGTGGGCCGGAGGTGCTGGTGCCCGCGCGTGGCCCCCTGCCCGCTCCTCAACCGGACGAGGTGTTGATCCGCGTGATTGCCACCGGCGTGAACCGCCCCGATGTCGCGCAGCGCAGCGGATCCTATCCGCCGCCGCCGGGCGCCAGCCCGATCCTCGGCCTGGAATGCGCGGGCGAGGTGGTGGCCGCAGGCTCAGCCGTCACGCGCTTCAAGCCGGGCGATCGCGTCTGCGCGCTGACCAATGGCGGCGCCTATGCCGAATACTGCACGGCACCCGAGGCGCAGACCCTGCCCTGGCCCGCCGGCTACGACGCGCTGCGCGCCGCCGCGCTGCCCGAGACCTATTTCACCGTCTGGGCCAACCTGTTCGGCCATGGGCGCCTGGCGGCGGGCGAGACGGTGCTGGTGCATGGCGGCACCTCGGGCATCGGCGTCACGGCCCTGCAGCTGGCCAAGGCCTTCGGCGCGAAGGTCTTCGCCACCGCCGGCAGCGCGGAGAAGGTCGAGGCCTGCCTGCGCCTCGGCGCCGATGCGGCGATCGACTACAAGACGCAGGACTTCGGCACCGAGGTGAAGCACCTGACCGACGGGCGCGGCGTGGACGTGATCCTGGACATGGTCGGCGCGGCGTATTTCGCGCGCAACCTGCGCTCGCTCGCACTCGACGGGCGCCTGGTCATCATTGCCTTCCTGGGCGGCCACCAGGCCGAGGCGGTGGACCTGCGCCCCATCATGGTGAAGCGGCTGACCGTGACCGGGTCCACGATGCGCCCGCGCACGACGGCGCAGAAGGGTGCCATCGCCGCCGCGCTGGAAGCGAAGGTCTGGCCGCTGCTGGCAGACGGGCGTTGCGGGCCCGAGATCTTCCGCACCTTCCCGCTGGCCGAGGCTGCGCAGGCGCATGCGCTGATGGAGAGCAGCGCGCATATCGGCAAGATCATGCTGCAGGTCGCGGCGTGA
- a CDS encoding Bug family tripartite tricarboxylate transporter substrate binding protein has product MNRRHILGLAAAGAMAPVAARAQSAAWPSAPARLVVPFAAGGPTDIPARLLADEMSKALPHRIVVENRTGSGVVIGTDLVAKAPKDGQTILYTTVGHAYLPGLFERLPFDPVADFTPAAFIGQIPQIMLVNKDFPARTLPELIALLRANPGKYDYASSGNGGAVHLGTELFLFMAGRLQVNHISFRGSSAAMPEVLSGRIPMIFDVAAGALPYIQRGELRALAISTRTRMPYAPDIPTFIEGGVPDFECYTWHMAMTPSGTPAPVVQAINGAFNRALALPAVQERLSQMTMNVTTDSTPDSAARFLASEMAKWTPVIRAAGIRPS; this is encoded by the coding sequence ATGAATCGTCGTCACATCCTCGGCCTTGCTGCCGCCGGCGCGATGGCGCCAGTCGCCGCCCGCGCCCAGTCCGCCGCCTGGCCGAGCGCCCCGGCGCGGCTCGTTGTCCCCTTCGCCGCCGGCGGCCCCACCGACATTCCCGCGCGGCTGCTGGCCGACGAGATGTCGAAGGCGCTGCCGCACCGGATCGTGGTGGAGAACCGCACCGGCTCGGGCGTCGTGATCGGCACGGACCTGGTGGCGAAGGCGCCGAAGGATGGCCAGACCATCCTGTACACGACGGTGGGCCACGCCTACCTGCCGGGCCTGTTCGAACGCCTGCCCTTCGACCCGGTGGCGGATTTCACGCCGGCCGCCTTCATTGGCCAGATCCCGCAGATCATGCTGGTGAACAAGGACTTCCCGGCGCGCACCCTGCCCGAGCTGATCGCGCTGCTGCGCGCAAACCCGGGCAAGTACGACTACGCCTCGTCAGGCAATGGCGGCGCGGTGCATCTTGGGACCGAGCTGTTTCTGTTCATGGCGGGCCGGCTGCAGGTGAACCACATCTCCTTCCGCGGCTCCTCGGCCGCCATGCCGGAGGTGCTGTCGGGCCGCATCCCGATGATCTTCGACGTCGCCGCCGGCGCGCTGCCGTATATCCAGCGCGGAGAACTGCGCGCGCTCGCGATCAGCACACGCACGCGCATGCCCTATGCGCCCGACATCCCGACCTTCATCGAGGGCGGCGTGCCGGATTTCGAATGCTACACTTGGCACATGGCGATGACGCCGTCCGGCACGCCGGCCCCGGTGGTGCAGGCGATCAACGGCGCCTTCAACCGTGCGCTGGCGCTGCCCGCGGTGCAGGAACGGCTGTCGCAGATGACCATGAACGTCACCACCGACAGCACGCCCGATAGCGCCGCACGCTTCCTCGCAAGCGAGATGGCGAAGTGGACGCCGGTGATCCGCGCGGCGGGCATCCGCCCGTCCTGA
- a CDS encoding ABC transporter substrate-binding protein yields the protein MPAIRRRPLLGALAAAAAAPRIAQAQAQANELRIGALFPFSGTLAQLGDESFRGLELAVEDRNAAGGVAGRQLRLVRGDAADQAQAVAESRRLMTTERVAAIFGTYASPPSFAATQVAEVQGIAYLELGALSDSITERGLRGVFRTCPRAADYGVVSVDAVQEVLAPAWGVDPRALRIVLLHEDGLDGQGVAAAQEAEFRRRGFAQVERIGYAARSAEFPPLVQRLRGAGTEVVLHAGRQNDILLFFRGLEEAGWRPRMVVGAGGGYSLGDTARAIGPAFEGVMNVDVPQFAISDTFAPGAAAFAEAYKRRFGADPRSGHSLSNFVGAQACLEAMQRAGGAERDRLRTALLATDIPEGGTANGWGLRFDERGQNTRARPLLMQWQGGRQVTIFPADAAVTSPRGRMGMG from the coding sequence ATGCCTGCCATCCGTCGCCGACCGCTGCTGGGGGCGCTCGCCGCCGCCGCGGCGGCGCCGCGCATCGCGCAGGCACAGGCGCAGGCGAACGAATTGCGGATCGGCGCGCTTTTCCCGTTTTCCGGCACGCTGGCACAGCTCGGTGACGAAAGCTTCCGCGGGCTCGAACTCGCGGTCGAGGACCGCAACGCCGCGGGCGGCGTGGCCGGGCGGCAGCTGCGCCTGGTGCGCGGCGACGCGGCCGACCAGGCGCAGGCCGTGGCCGAGTCGCGCCGGCTGATGACCACCGAGCGCGTCGCGGCGATCTTCGGCACCTATGCCTCGCCGCCCTCCTTTGCCGCGACCCAGGTCGCGGAGGTGCAGGGCATCGCGTATCTCGAACTCGGCGCGCTGTCGGACAGCATCACCGAGCGCGGGCTGCGCGGCGTGTTCCGTACCTGCCCACGCGCCGCCGACTACGGCGTCGTCTCGGTCGACGCGGTGCAGGAGGTGCTGGCGCCGGCCTGGGGGGTCGATCCCCGTGCGCTGCGGATCGTCCTGTTGCACGAGGACGGGCTCGACGGCCAGGGCGTGGCCGCCGCGCAAGAGGCCGAATTTCGCCGCCGCGGCTTCGCACAGGTCGAACGCATCGGCTACGCCGCGCGCAGCGCCGAATTTCCGCCGCTGGTCCAGCGCCTGCGCGGCGCGGGCACCGAGGTGGTGCTGCATGCCGGGCGGCAGAATGACATCCTGCTGTTCTTCCGCGGCCTTGAGGAGGCCGGCTGGCGGCCGCGCATGGTGGTGGGCGCGGGCGGCGGCTATTCGCTCGGCGACACCGCGCGCGCCATCGGCCCGGCCTTCGAGGGCGTGATGAACGTGGACGTGCCCCAATTCGCCATCAGCGACACCTTCGCGCCGGGCGCGGCTGCATTCGCCGAGGCCTACAAGCGCCGTTTCGGCGCCGACCCGCGCTCCGGCCATTCGCTGTCGAACTTCGTGGGCGCGCAGGCTTGCCTGGAGGCCATGCAGCGCGCCGGCGGCGCCGAACGCGACCGGCTGCGCACAGCGCTGCTCGCGACCGACATCCCCGAGGGCGGCACCGCCAATGGCTGGGGCCTGCGCTTCGACGAGCGCGGCCAGAACACCCGCGCCCGCCCGCTGCTGATGCAGTGGCAGGGCGGGCGCCAGGTCACGATCTTTCCAGCGGACGCGGCGGTGACCTCGCCGCGCGGCCGGATGGGCATGGGCTGA
- a CDS encoding SDR family NAD(P)-dependent oxidoreductase codes for MFDLAGKVALITGGNGGIPRATAALFRQLGAHLVLGDLDPAALATFAAALPEAQGRIVTTRMDVTQRAEVDEAVALAGREFGGIDILVTGAGLYVEQDVTAMSDEDWHRTIAVNLDGVFYATRAAMPLLRRRGSVVNIASMAGHRGSVRHAHYAACKAAVLGFTRSLVHELSPRGVRANCVSPGIIATPMTEAIMRENGAALIAATPMKRFGTPEEVASVIAFLASDAAAFVTGETIHINGGIYMD; via the coding sequence ATGTTCGACCTGGCGGGCAAGGTGGCCCTGATCACGGGCGGCAATGGCGGCATCCCGCGCGCGACCGCCGCGCTGTTCCGGCAACTCGGCGCGCATCTGGTGCTAGGGGACCTCGACCCCGCCGCGCTGGCCACCTTCGCGGCCGCGCTGCCCGAGGCGCAGGGCCGCATCGTCACCACGCGCATGGACGTGACGCAACGCGCCGAAGTGGACGAGGCCGTGGCGCTCGCCGGACGCGAATTCGGCGGCATCGACATCCTGGTCACCGGCGCCGGGCTGTATGTCGAGCAGGACGTCACCGCCATGTCCGACGAGGACTGGCACCGCACCATCGCCGTGAACCTGGATGGTGTGTTCTACGCGACGCGCGCAGCGATGCCGCTGTTGCGCCGCCGCGGCAGCGTGGTGAACATCGCCTCGATGGCGGGGCATCGCGGGTCGGTGCGGCATGCGCATTACGCCGCCTGCAAGGCCGCGGTGCTGGGCTTCACGCGATCGCTGGTGCATGAACTCAGCCCGCGCGGGGTGCGCGCGAACTGCGTCTCGCCGGGGATCATCGCGACGCCGATGACCGAAGCCATCATGCGCGAGAACGGCGCGGCGCTGATCGCCGCCACGCCGATGAAGCGCTTCGGAACGCCGGAGGAAGTGGCCTCGGTGATCGCCTTCCTGGCCTCGGACGCCGCGGCCTTCGTGACCGGCGAGACGATCCACATCAATGGCGGGATCTACATGGACTGA
- the ugpE gene encoding sn-glycerol-3-phosphate ABC transporter permease UgpE, with protein MSATIDVERLAAASRRRRLRGRILTHAALILGVMIFALPIWITLVGSTHDTDTIGRGDVPLLPGGEAFTNYARAWAEGGGGRNTFSVPASTMLLNSLTMALVIACGKIAISLLSAFAVVFFAFPFRMFFFWMIFITLMLPVEVRIIPTFQVMTDLALINTMTGLTLPLIASATATLLFRQFFLTIPDEYVEAAKVDGAGPMRFFKDVVLPLSVTSMAALFVIQFIYGWNQYLWPLLMVSDRDLETVIVGLTKMIGIGDTQNEWNLIMTTAVFALLPPVLVVVLMQRWFIRGLTETEK; from the coding sequence ATGTCGGCCACCATCGATGTCGAACGCCTGGCTGCCGCGTCGCGCCGGCGGCGCCTGCGCGGGCGCATCCTGACGCATGCCGCGCTGATCCTGGGCGTGATGATTTTCGCGCTGCCCATCTGGATCACGCTGGTGGGCTCGACCCACGATACCGACACGATCGGGCGCGGCGACGTGCCCCTGCTGCCGGGCGGCGAGGCCTTCACCAACTACGCCCGCGCATGGGCCGAGGGCGGCGGCGGGCGCAACACCTTCTCGGTGCCGGCCAGCACCATGCTGCTGAATTCGCTGACCATGGCGCTGGTCATCGCCTGCGGAAAGATCGCGATCTCGCTGCTGTCGGCCTTTGCGGTGGTGTTCTTCGCCTTCCCGTTCCGGATGTTCTTCTTCTGGATGATCTTCATCACCCTGATGCTGCCGGTCGAGGTGCGGATCATCCCGACCTTCCAGGTGATGACCGATCTCGCGCTGATCAACACCATGACAGGCCTGACACTCCCGCTGATCGCGAGCGCCACCGCCACACTGCTGTTCCGCCAGTTCTTCCTGACCATCCCCGACGAATACGTGGAGGCAGCGAAGGTCGACGGCGCCGGGCCCATGCGATTCTTCAAGGACGTGGTGCTGCCGCTGTCGGTCACCAGCATGGCCGCACTTTTCGTCATCCAGTTCATCTATGGCTGGAACCAGTACCTCTGGCCGCTGCTGATGGTGTCCGACCGCGACCTCGAGACGGTGATCGTCGGGCTGACCAAGATGATCGGCATCGGCGATACGCAGAACGAGTGGAACCTCATCATGACCACCGCGGTCTTCGCGCTGCTGCCGCCGGTGCTGGTGGTCGTGCTGATGCAGCGCTGGTTCATCCGCGGCCTGACCGAGACGGAGAAGTAA
- a CDS encoding ABC transporter ATP-binding protein gives MASLDIEGVTKSFGTTKVLHGIDLAIQDGEMVVIVGASGCGKSTLLRIVAGLETATSGAVKIDQVDVTPLEPADRDIAMVFQTYALYPHMTVFDNMAYGLKIRGLPKAEIRARVQEAADLLSIGQLLERKPRQLSGGQRQRVAMGRAIVRHPKLFLFDEPLSNLDAKLRVQMRAEIRRLQKRLRVTSLFVTHDQVEAMTLGDRLVVMHEGRAAQIGTPMEVWARPADTYVASFIGSPAMNFLPATLTEGGQAARLSGGALWRFVDGARPGGEGHAVTIGIRPEHLLPTPDGGLALTVELAEPLGSETVLHGRLPDGTQLSARVPGALAAESITLAPEPAALHVFDAGTGKRIDPP, from the coding sequence GTGGCCAGTCTCGACATCGAGGGCGTGACCAAGTCCTTCGGCACCACCAAGGTCCTGCACGGCATCGACCTTGCCATCCAGGATGGCGAAATGGTGGTGATCGTCGGCGCGTCTGGCTGCGGGAAATCGACGCTGCTGCGCATCGTGGCGGGGCTCGAGACCGCGACATCGGGTGCGGTGAAGATCGACCAGGTGGATGTGACGCCGCTCGAACCCGCCGACCGCGACATCGCCATGGTGTTCCAGACCTATGCGCTGTATCCGCACATGACCGTGTTCGACAACATGGCCTATGGCCTCAAGATCCGCGGCCTGCCCAAGGCCGAGATCCGCGCGCGCGTGCAGGAAGCGGCCGACTTGCTGTCGATCGGCCAGTTGCTCGAACGCAAGCCGCGGCAGCTTTCGGGCGGCCAGCGCCAGCGCGTGGCGATGGGCCGCGCCATCGTGCGCCACCCCAAGCTTTTCCTGTTCGACGAACCGCTGTCGAACCTGGATGCCAAGCTGCGCGTGCAGATGCGCGCCGAGATCCGGCGGCTGCAGAAGCGCCTGCGCGTCACCTCCCTGTTCGTCACCCACGACCAGGTGGAGGCGATGACGCTGGGCGACCGCCTCGTGGTGATGCACGAAGGCCGCGCCGCGCAGATCGGCACGCCGATGGAGGTCTGGGCACGCCCGGCCGACACCTACGTCGCCTCCTTCATCGGCTCGCCCGCCATGAACTTCCTGCCGGCCACGCTGACCGAGGGCGGCCAGGCCGCGCGGCTGTCGGGTGGCGCCCTGTGGCGCTTCGTCGATGGTGCCCGGCCGGGTGGCGAGGGCCACGCGGTCACCATCGGCATCCGCCCCGAACACCTGCTGCCGACACCGGACGGGGGCCTGGCGCTGACCGTGGAACTGGCCGAACCCCTGGGATCGGAGACCGTGCTGCACGGCCGCCTGCCCGACGGCACGCAGCTTTCAGCCCGTGTGCCGGGCGCGCTGGCGGCGGAGAGCATCACCCTCGCCCCCGAACCCGCCGCGCTGCATGTCTTCGATGCCGGCACCGGCAAGCGGATCGACCCGCCCTGA
- the denD gene encoding D-erythronate dehydrogenase, producing MKITILGGGGFLGRKLATRLAKDGTLGGRAITGLTLFDLAAPAAIATPFPLRCLGGDVADPAAVAEAIPPGTEVVFHLAAVVSAAAEADYDLGMKVNLHGTLAVLAACRALGTKPRVIFTSSVASFGGGQEAVVPDDGRQVPTNSYGAQKAIGELLLQDATRKGFLDAVNIRLPTVMVRPGRPNKAASSFVSAVVREPLLGLSTDCPVPPEFAVWICSPRSAMEWFLHAASMDTSTMGTDRGINPPGRSATVAKMLEALETVAGHAAREKVGFAFDREVFDIVVGWPAAFAATRARRLGFVEQESLEDLVRAFIEDDLAATRAERGL from the coding sequence ATGAAGATCACCATCCTGGGCGGCGGCGGTTTCCTTGGCCGCAAGCTGGCGACGCGGCTGGCCAAGGACGGCACGCTGGGTGGACGCGCCATCACCGGCCTCACGCTGTTCGACCTTGCCGCGCCGGCGGCCATCGCCACGCCCTTCCCGCTGCGCTGCCTGGGCGGCGACGTCGCCGACCCCGCCGCGGTCGCCGAGGCGATCCCGCCCGGCACCGAGGTGGTCTTCCACCTGGCCGCCGTGGTCAGCGCCGCGGCCGAGGCCGACTACGACCTCGGCATGAAGGTGAACCTGCACGGCACGCTGGCGGTGCTGGCGGCCTGCCGCGCGCTGGGCACCAAGCCGCGTGTTATCTTCACCTCCTCGGTCGCATCCTTCGGCGGTGGGCAGGAAGCCGTCGTGCCCGATGATGGCCGCCAGGTGCCGACCAATTCCTATGGCGCGCAGAAGGCAATCGGCGAATTGCTGCTGCAGGACGCCACCCGCAAGGGCTTCCTGGATGCGGTGAACATCCGCCTGCCGACCGTGATGGTGCGGCCAGGGCGGCCGAACAAGGCGGCGTCGTCCTTCGTCTCCGCCGTGGTGCGCGAACCGCTGCTGGGCCTGTCCACCGACTGCCCGGTGCCGCCGGAATTCGCGGTGTGGATCTGCTCGCCGCGCAGCGCCATGGAATGGTTCCTCCACGCGGCATCCATGGACACCTCGACCATGGGCACCGACCGCGGCATCAACCCGCCCGGGCGCAGCGCGACCGTCGCCAAGATGCTCGAAGCCCTGGAAACCGTGGCCGGCCATGCCGCGCGCGAGAAGGTCGGCTTCGCCTTCGACCGTGAGGTTTTCGACATTGTCGTGGGCTGGCCCGCCGCCTTCGCCGCGACCCGCGCGCGGCGCCTCGGCTTCGTCGAGCAGGAATCGCTGGAAGACCTGGTGCGCGCCTTCATCGAGGACGACCTGGCCGCGACGCGCGCCGAACGCGGCCTGTAG
- the ugpA gene encoding sn-glycerol-3-phosphate ABC transporter permease UgpA, which yields MRKKVIFRGVALPYLLLAPQLLITLVFFFWPAGMAVWQSTQREDAFGLNTEFVAFENFTDLFRDPIYLNAAWNTVVFSSAVTVLALGSALFLAVQADKHIRGAGLYKTLLIWPYAVAPALAAVLWLFIFHPSIGLVGKALAVIGVQWDFRLNGGQAMTMVIIAAAWKQVSYNFIFFLAGLQSIPTSVLEAAAIDGARPMRRFWTVIFPLLSPTAFFLLVVNLVYAFFDTFGVIHALTRGGPGNATETLIYKVYVDGVQNLNFGSSAAQSVILMVIVIGLTAIQFRYIERRVHY from the coding sequence TTGCGCAAGAAAGTCATCTTCCGTGGCGTCGCGCTGCCCTACCTGCTGCTGGCGCCGCAACTTCTCATCACGCTCGTGTTCTTCTTCTGGCCGGCAGGGATGGCGGTGTGGCAGTCCACGCAGCGCGAGGACGCCTTCGGGCTGAACACCGAATTCGTGGCGTTCGAGAACTTCACCGACCTGTTCCGCGACCCGATCTACCTCAACGCGGCATGGAACACGGTGGTGTTCTCCTCCGCGGTCACGGTGCTGGCGCTGGGCTCGGCCCTGTTCCTTGCGGTGCAGGCGGATAAGCACATCCGCGGGGCGGGGCTGTATAAGACACTGCTGATCTGGCCCTATGCCGTCGCACCCGCGCTGGCGGCCGTGCTGTGGCTGTTCATCTTCCATCCGTCGATCGGACTGGTGGGCAAGGCGCTGGCGGTGATCGGCGTGCAGTGGGATTTCCGCCTGAATGGCGGGCAGGCGATGACCATGGTCATAATCGCGGCCGCCTGGAAGCAGGTGTCCTACAATTTCATCTTCTTCCTGGCGGGGCTGCAGTCGATCCCGACATCCGTGCTGGAGGCCGCCGCCATCGATGGCGCGCGGCCGATGCGCCGCTTCTGGACGGTGATCTTCCCGCTGCTGTCGCCCACCGCCTTCTTCCTGCTGGTGGTGAACCTGGTCTACGCCTTCTTCGACACCTTCGGCGTGATCCATGCGCTGACGCGTGGCGGGCCCGGCAACGCGACCGAGACGCTGATCTACAAGGTCTATGTGGACGGCGTGCAGAACCTGAACTTCGGTTCCTCGGCGGCGCAATCGGTGATCCTGATGGTGATCGTCATCGGTCTTACGGCCATCCAGTTCCGCTACATCGAACGCCGGGTGCACTACTGA
- a CDS encoding diaminopropionate ammonia-lyase yields the protein MIPNAPFRFIVNRQHGTPGLVVLPEGGFRRAKAEIASWPGYAATPLIDLADIAAAARVASLHYKDEAPRFGLGSFKALGGAYAVLRLLQAELSRRGVANAATANELMDGTHKDATRTITVTCATDGNHGRSVAWGAQRFGAACVIFVHETVSQGRRDAIARYGATIRVVPGTYDDAVREAQKQADSQGWFVVSDTSYPGYTEVPRDVMQGYRVMADEAADQIGTAPTHVFIQGGVGGVAAAVAAQMRARFGAGPRVIVAEPDKAACLLASAEAGAPVTVPGDLDTLMAGLACGEPSLLAWQELERSAFAFCSVTDDSAVACMRLLAARRPPVVAGESAVAGLAALLLAAREPFARTALGLDEHSRVLLFGTEGATDPEVYGRLVGTSPSSD from the coding sequence ATGATTCCGAACGCGCCCTTCCGCTTCATCGTCAACCGCCAGCACGGCACGCCCGGCCTGGTGGTGTTGCCCGAGGGCGGTTTCCGCCGCGCCAAGGCCGAGATCGCGTCCTGGCCGGGTTATGCCGCGACGCCGCTGATCGACCTGGCGGACATCGCCGCCGCCGCGCGCGTGGCCAGCCTGCATTACAAGGACGAGGCGCCGCGCTTCGGCCTCGGGTCCTTCAAGGCGCTGGGCGGCGCCTATGCGGTACTGCGGCTGCTGCAGGCCGAATTGTCGCGCCGCGGCGTGGCGAATGCCGCGACCGCCAACGAACTGATGGATGGCACCCACAAGGACGCGACGCGCACCATCACCGTGACCTGCGCGACCGATGGCAATCATGGCCGGTCCGTCGCTTGGGGCGCGCAGCGCTTCGGCGCCGCCTGCGTGATATTCGTGCACGAGACGGTCAGCCAGGGCCGGCGCGACGCCATCGCGCGCTACGGCGCAACCATCCGCGTGGTGCCCGGCACCTACGACGACGCGGTGCGCGAGGCACAGAAGCAGGCGGATTCGCAGGGCTGGTTCGTGGTCAGCGACACGTCCTACCCGGGCTATACCGAGGTACCGCGCGACGTGATGCAGGGCTACCGCGTGATGGCCGACGAAGCCGCGGACCAGATCGGCACCGCACCGACGCATGTGTTCATCCAGGGTGGCGTGGGCGGCGTGGCGGCCGCCGTGGCGGCGCAGATGCGCGCGCGATTCGGCGCGGGTCCGCGGGTGATCGTGGCGGAACCCGACAAGGCCGCCTGCCTGCTGGCGAGTGCCGAGGCCGGCGCGCCCGTCACCGTGCCGGGGGATCTCGATACGCTGATGGCCGGGCTCGCCTGCGGGGAGCCGTCCTTGCTGGCGTGGCAGGAACTCGAGCGCAGCGCCTTCGCCTTCTGTTCCGTCACCGACGACAGCGCGGTGGCGTGCATGAGGCTGCTCGCCGCCCGCCGCCCGCCGGTGGTGGCGGGGGAAAGCGCGGTGGCGGGCTTGGCGGCACTGCTGCTGGCGGCCCGGGAGCCATTCGCCCGGACTGCGCTGGGCCTCGATGAGCACAGCCGCGTCCTGCTCTTCGGGACCGAGGGGGCGACCGATCCGGAGGTCTATGGGCGGCTGGTCGGGACCTCCCCTTCATCAGACTGA
- the ugpB gene encoding sn-glycerol-3-phosphate ABC transporter substrate-binding protein UgpB, whose translation MHRRTLLTGAASLAVAAPALGQTQPIEIQFWHGLAQPLGGMLEQRATDFNATQTKYRVVPTFRGSYPETMVAAIAAFRASNAPHVVQMFEVGTGTMMGAGRAVKPVHELLAETGVQIDFDDYLPGVRGYYSLSDGRMMSMPFNSSTTVVWYNKDAMRRAGADPEKFPETWQGVAELLPRLKANGGTAVPMSTAWLTWGQIENFSAIHDIPLATLANGFGGLGTELRIANPLVQRHMEALAQWQKDGLYRYGGRNNAGEPAFPNGEAAIMFTSSGFRARVQREARFGWGVAMLPYYEGTPRAPINSIIGGASLWVMNKGPAAGGGRSRGEFEGVAEFFKYLSNPEVDAQWHMDTGYVPVRRASYAIAKDRGFYRENAGADVPIEQLLRGGGTLTDNSRGIRLGGFVEIRTIMEEELERAFQGQQTAAQALANATTRGNVVLRNFERANRG comes from the coding sequence ATGCATCGCCGCACATTGCTCACCGGGGCTGCCTCCCTGGCCGTGGCCGCGCCCGCGCTGGGCCAGACGCAGCCGATCGAGATCCAGTTCTGGCACGGCCTGGCGCAGCCGCTGGGCGGGATGCTGGAACAGCGCGCCACCGACTTCAACGCGACGCAGACCAAGTATCGCGTCGTGCCGACCTTCCGTGGCTCCTATCCGGAGACCATGGTGGCCGCGATCGCGGCCTTCCGCGCCAGCAACGCGCCGCATGTCGTGCAGATGTTCGAAGTGGGCACCGGCACCATGATGGGCGCGGGCCGCGCGGTGAAGCCGGTGCACGAGCTGCTGGCGGAAACCGGCGTGCAGATCGACTTCGACGACTACCTGCCTGGCGTGCGCGGCTACTACAGCCTGTCGGACGGGCGGATGATGTCGATGCCGTTCAACAGCTCCACCACCGTGGTGTGGTACAACAAGGACGCGATGCGCCGCGCCGGCGCCGATCCCGAGAAGTTCCCCGAGACCTGGCAGGGCGTCGCCGAGCTGCTGCCGCGCCTCAAGGCCAATGGCGGCACCGCCGTGCCGATGTCCACCGCCTGGCTGACCTGGGGGCAGATCGAGAATTTCTCGGCCATCCATGACATCCCGTTGGCCACGCTGGCGAACGGCTTCGGTGGCCTGGGGACGGAATTGCGCATCGCGAACCCGCTGGTGCAGCGCCACATGGAGGCGCTGGCCCAGTGGCAGAAGGATGGGCTGTACCGCTACGGCGGCCGCAACAACGCGGGCGAGCCGGCCTTCCCGAATGGCGAGGCGGCGATCATGTTCACCTCCTCCGGGTTCCGTGCGCGGGTGCAGCGCGAGGCCCGCTTCGGTTGGGGCGTGGCGATGCTGCCCTACTACGAGGGCACGCCGCGCGCGCCGATCAACTCCATCATCGGCGGTGCCAGCCTGTGGGTGATGAACAAGGGCCCGGCCGCCGGCGGCGGTCGTTCGCGCGGCGAATTCGAAGGCGTGGCCGAGTTCTTCAAGTACCTGTCCAACCCCGAGGTCGACGCGCAGTGGCACATGGACACCGGCTATGTCCCGGTGCGCCGCGCGTCCTACGCCATCGCGAAGGACCGCGGCTTCTACCGTGAGAATGCCGGCGCCGACGTGCCCATCGAACAGCTGCTGCGTGGCGGCGGGACCCTGACCGACAACAGCCGCGGCATCCGGCTGGGTGGCTTCGTCGAGATCCGTACCATCATGGAGGAGGAGCTGGAGCGCGCCTTCCAGGGCCAGCAGACCGCGGCCCAGGCGCTCGCCAACGCCACCACGCGCGGCAACGTGGTGCTGCGCAACTTCGAACGCGCAAACCGCGGCTGA